The following are encoded together in the Nitrospira sp. genome:
- a CDS encoding ATP-binding protein — MGRPYDLATKQAKPGWLLYDSKDLVTHAVCVGMTGSGKTGLCLALLEEAAIDNIPAIIIDPKGDLGNLMLTFPSLKGEDFQPWINEDDARKKGLSSADYANAQAELWTKGLAGWQQDGARIQRFRDAADIAIYTPGSSAGLPVSILKSFAAPSADVLKDAELLRERISTTVTSLLGLLGIEADPIQSREHILLSTIFDQTWKKEEDLDLAALIHAIQSPPVSKIGVMDVDSFFPSKERFALAMKLNNLLAAPGFQAWLEGEALDIQSIMYTPSGKPRLAIFSIAHLNDAERMFFVTLLLSQMVGWMRAQSGTTSLRALLYMDEIFGYFPPVSNPPSKLPLLTLLKQARAFGLGVVLATQNPVDLDYKGLANTGTWFIGRLQTERDKARVLEGLEGASSSAGKKFDRGQMEQTLAGLGNRIFLMNNVHEDEPVVFETRWCLSYLRGPLTRTQIKTLMDPVKHETSNVTRETSESKSSASNASHLTPHASRPMLPPDVPQHFVPLRSTKPEGSALVYVPMLLGSSQIRFSDSKSGIDTTQEVTVVAPMVDGPVVVDWDKADSAGLSVDDLEQDPGKGAQFLALPTSAGKLKSYTDWSKDFGGWLYRTQKVEVFKSPSTKEVSSLGESERDFRVRLQQVGRETRDKAVEELRQKYASKIATLEERIRRAELAKEKQQTESHASQVQAAISVGASILGAFMGRKTISASNIGRATTAVRSAGRVMKESKDVGVAEENLAALQQQLADLEAQFKSESDALAAATDPLNEKLDMISIKPTKANIAVKLVALAWMPHWRDGNGQLAAGWT; from the coding sequence ATGGGCCGGCCATACGATCTTGCCACGAAGCAGGCCAAGCCGGGATGGCTCCTCTATGACTCGAAAGATCTGGTGACGCACGCGGTCTGTGTCGGGATGACGGGTAGCGGCAAGACCGGCTTATGTCTCGCTCTTCTCGAAGAAGCGGCGATCGATAACATTCCAGCCATCATCATCGATCCCAAGGGCGACCTGGGCAATTTGATGCTGACATTTCCAAGCTTGAAGGGTGAAGACTTCCAACCCTGGATCAATGAAGACGATGCGCGCAAGAAGGGCTTGTCCTCCGCCGACTATGCCAACGCGCAGGCTGAATTATGGACCAAGGGATTGGCTGGTTGGCAACAAGACGGCGCGCGCATACAGCGGTTCCGCGATGCCGCGGACATCGCTATTTACACGCCCGGCAGCAGCGCCGGGTTGCCGGTGTCGATTTTGAAATCGTTTGCCGCTCCGTCGGCTGATGTCTTGAAAGATGCGGAGTTGTTGCGCGAGCGTATCAGCACGACGGTCACGAGCCTCCTTGGCCTGCTGGGTATCGAGGCTGACCCGATTCAAAGCCGCGAGCACATCCTCCTCTCCACGATTTTCGACCAGACCTGGAAGAAAGAAGAAGATCTGGATTTGGCCGCGCTGATCCATGCGATTCAATCGCCTCCTGTGTCCAAGATCGGGGTCATGGACGTCGATTCCTTCTTCCCGTCGAAAGAACGTTTTGCACTGGCGATGAAACTGAATAACCTCCTCGCTGCGCCGGGATTTCAGGCCTGGCTCGAAGGGGAAGCGCTGGATATTCAGTCCATCATGTACACGCCCTCAGGCAAGCCTCGCTTGGCTATTTTCTCGATCGCTCATCTGAACGATGCCGAGCGGATGTTTTTCGTGACACTGCTGCTGAGTCAGATGGTCGGGTGGATGAGGGCGCAATCGGGCACAACCAGCTTGCGGGCGCTCCTCTACATGGATGAGATCTTTGGGTATTTCCCACCGGTTTCCAATCCGCCGTCGAAATTGCCACTGCTGACCTTACTGAAGCAGGCGCGTGCCTTTGGTCTTGGGGTCGTGCTTGCCACACAGAATCCCGTCGATCTTGATTACAAGGGGCTGGCCAACACCGGCACCTGGTTCATCGGTCGGTTGCAGACCGAGCGAGATAAAGCCCGTGTATTGGAAGGCCTGGAAGGGGCTTCGAGCAGCGCAGGGAAGAAGTTTGATCGGGGTCAGATGGAGCAAACCCTGGCCGGACTCGGGAATCGCATTTTTCTCATGAATAACGTCCATGAGGACGAACCGGTGGTGTTCGAGACCCGTTGGTGTCTGTCATATCTCCGCGGGCCGCTCACGCGGACGCAGATCAAGACCCTGATGGATCCAGTGAAGCATGAAACGTCAAACGTGACACGTGAAACGTCCGAGTCAAAGTCGTCGGCTTCGAACGCGTCACACCTCACGCCTCACGCGTCACGTCCCATGCTGCCTCCCGATGTGCCACAGCACTTTGTACCGCTTCGGAGTACGAAACCGGAAGGGAGTGCGCTGGTATACGTACCGATGCTGCTTGGGTCGTCACAGATCCGGTTTTCAGATTCGAAGAGCGGCATTGACACGACTCAGGAGGTGACCGTCGTCGCTCCCATGGTAGATGGTCCCGTGGTGGTCGATTGGGATAAAGCCGATTCGGCGGGCTTGTCCGTGGATGATCTGGAACAAGATCCCGGAAAAGGCGCCCAGTTTCTTGCGTTACCGACAAGTGCCGGTAAGCTGAAGAGTTACACCGATTGGAGCAAGGACTTTGGCGGATGGCTCTACAGGACGCAGAAGGTGGAAGTATTCAAGAGCCCCAGTACTAAAGAAGTGTCCAGTCTTGGTGAGTCTGAGCGTGATTTCCGTGTGCGATTGCAGCAGGTTGGGCGTGAAACTCGCGATAAAGCCGTGGAAGAACTCCGCCAGAAGTATGCCTCGAAGATAGCGACGCTTGAAGAACGCATCAGGCGGGCCGAATTGGCAAAGGAAAAACAGCAGACCGAATCACACGCCAGTCAGGTACAGGCGGCGATTTCCGTCGGAGCCTCCATCCTTGGGGCCTTTATGGGACGAAAGACGATCAGTGCCTCGAACATCGGTCGGGCAACGACTGCGGTTCGGAGTGCCGGTCGGGTTATGAAGGAGTCGAAAGATGTCGGCGTGGCGGAAGAGAATCTGGCCGCTCTTCAACAGCAGCTGGCCGATCTTGAAGCGCAGTTCAAATCAGAGAGTGACGCCCTGGCGGCAGCGACCGATCCTCTGAACGAAAAGCTCGACATGATTTCAATCAAACCTACAAAGGCCAACATTGCTGTGAAGCTTGTGGCTCTCGCCTGGATGCCTCATTGGCGGGACGGGAATGGGCAACTTGCCGCCGGGTGGACGTAA